The sequence aaacagtatcatcctagtccatcaaaagcctgggcaaaaagataagtctttatttTCATCACCAATGAAAATGCCATGTggatctcactggggagcacattccacagatggggagccacaactgaaaaggccctctcccttactACCTTCGGAGCTTCCCTCAGAAGGGGAGCAAAATGGCAGGGGGAGAATATGCTGCCTGAGGATTCAAGGTAGTCTTTGCCCAGAACAAAAGACTGCAGTTTgcaccaaatttatcaaattgtaAAAACTAATTATAAGTATCAgtagcacagagtggtaagccgcggtaacgcagctgaagctctgctcatggccggagtttgattccaacgaaaggaggaagtagaatctccggtaaaaggggtcgaggtccactcagccttccatccatccgtggtcagtaaaatgagtacccggcatatgctggggggtaaagaaaggctggggaaggaactggcaatcccaccccatatatacggtctgcctagtaaacgtcgcaagacgtcaccctaagagtcggaaacgactcgcacttcaagtgcggggacacctttacctttagcaaCACAAATCCATGGTGGTCAGTTTCCACCTGAAGCCTCAGATGGGTGAAACTAACTTACAGAGTCAGTTCTACCAACCACAGAAGTTTCTCTGCACATATGGCATATTTTTGCTCATTATTTTACAGGCATATGCTAAACAACTTCTGCAAACAATGGAGATTTGGTTTTTAAATTATCTGTAAACTTCTATTCTCCTTGAGCAGCAGGATGGAAGAAGACACTCCCTATGGGATGACAGGAAGCTGGATCCAAGTTGATGGCTTCATCCAAGGGAGGGGCAAGTTTGGGATGGGAAACAtccttttaaactgtttttattaggGTTTGAGGAAAtttttacaaaaacaataaaaaacaaaaagtaaaacaAGTAACAACAGCAGCatgccaaaaaccaaaactaaggGTAGAGAGACTTCTACAATTGATCGAAACAAAGTCAGTAAGCTAATACTCAAGCAGAGAACAGGTTTTTACACACCACTGAGCATTACACTCATTTGCTGACACCCTGCAAGTTACAAAATCAAGCTAAACACAGGATATAACTGAACAGTTATGTCTATGGCTTGGGTTCTCTCCCTTCTAGTCTGACTTACAGGGTCAAAAAAGCCTTGCATGCAGTCACCAAAATTCTGCATTAACAGAGCACAGTGCTTTTTGGCACATTTTGTCACATTACTTACCCCGAGTGAGCAAAGTACATGGTTGCTTTACAGCAAATGtaccaaaacatctttaattgACAGATCCATCACTATCTTATACGGTAACACACtaagcagggctgctcttaactctagttcagaagctacaattcgtgcaaaatgcagccaaTAGGCTGCTTACTGGGGCACCCTATTGGGTGCATATTATACCACTTGCAAAGGAGTTGCACTGTCAGCCAATAAGCTGCCAAGTCATTTTAAGGTTTTAGTACTGACCTAGAATGACCTAAGCTACTTGGGGCCAGGATGCCTGAAGGATCACCTACGGCAatacatcaggggtgggaaacctttttggcccagtgggccagatccttatctgtcCCCATCccagtgggccaactttgacaggtgaggaGGAAGGATGACAACCCAATCACCTCTAACCTATCACAGTCCCTTGCACAGTTCTTCCAAAGCCAGCTGGTAAGGGGGGTGCTCTGCAGCGCACAGGGGTGCCAGCAATGTGTTCAGTGCTTCCCAAGCACAAAGCATAGGactggcaaagctgctttctgcagggattgacTGTGTCATTGTGTTAAAACAATGGCAAATCTGGCTGTGCAGCTGATCCAGCCGAGCAGCTGATGGGTGTGAGCGGTCGAGTTCCTCATGGGGAACTTGGTCATGCAGCCAACCCAGCTGCATTTCTACCTGCCCCTTGGGAAAACAGCttcgtgggccaaatttggcccacaggtTAGAGGTTCCTCACCACTACTGTACATTATCATTACAACCAGATAAGGCCCTCCTGGTTGTGGCACAGCCTATGGAAGGATGCTTAGTGGCCCACTAGAGGGAGAGCCTTTTCTGCAGTGGTGCCCATACTATGGAACCCTTCTGAGCTTAGGTGAGTGCACTGCCTGCATAAATGACACTGAggtgtcttttaaaaaacataggaagctggcttatattgtcagacctttggtccatctagctcagtattttttaCACTAactggtagcaactctccagtgttaaaggcaagggtctctcccagccctacctagagatgccagggattgaacctgggaccttctgcatgcaaagcagatgttctaccacattTGTGCTCCCAGATCTTTGTTTGTGCTGGATCTAAGTACATTATAAGTTCAACTCTGTCCTAGTCTTCCAGTTGCATTTTCTCCCcatatttttttatatacatgGCAATATTGCTGTATACCACATTGAGGTAATGTGCGCGGTagtatagaaatgtttttaataaataatgtGCATATAAAATAATTAATGAACTTTTTGATCCTTTGAACCTACAGTTAAAATCTAGAAATGACTGTCCAACCAGAACACACTCCTATTTAGACAGAACTCTACTAGGTTTGGATGCTGTCTGTAAACAAGACTACAAAAATGTTTCCTTGATGTTTTGTCGTAAGTTATTATCACTGAATAATAGAATTATTTTTGTTCTTGAAGTCTGAAGCCTCTTCTAGCTTTATGTCTTTGAATCCTGGCCATAGAACCTAGAGATGAAGAGGATTACACCTCTCTTTCATTACCTAACCCCTGATCAGCATTCACACTGTACTGAGCACTGAGACTGCTGGCAAAGCAGAATGAGCTACTCAGTCTAGCTGCTAAGAAATAAGCTTCTAACAGTTTAAATCTCACTCTCTCCACTGCCCAACAGCTTTCTTACTCATCATCAGATTCCTGATTTTGATCAATACGATTCAGAAGGTCTTCAGCTATTGGTTGCGTAGAACCCAGATAACAAACTTTCATATGAGTAGTGAGGTTTTTCTGGGTACCAAAACCCTTGCCACAAAAAAGACACAAGAATGCACGTTCACTGGAGTGCACAGACATAAGATGCCGGTTTAAGTCTGTCTTGTCTCGGAACAGTTTCAGGCAGTGCGGGCACTGCATCTTCTTCCAGTTGAAGTGGATTGTTTTTTCATGTCGATCCATGTTTGATTTTAGTGTGAAGCTTGCAGGACACTTTGGACACTGGAAACGGGCAAACTGACCTGGAGATATGTGCTCAGAAAGGCCAGCCAGCACTGGTCTAGAATAGTTAATTACATCAAAAGGGACAATCATGGGGAAAGTATGTTCATGAATGTGTTCCTTCAGCTTTTCCACACATTCAAAAAATTTTCTGCAGAAAGCACAGCTCAGCCTCTTGGGGACAGGAGAATGCAAGAACAAGGCCTCATGGCCAACGCCCATATCTTCAGACTGTGGCGTGTTCATATCTAAAATGGGAATGCACAAaaagttattattttatttttatatttgaaaTCATTAATGCTCAAGCTTTCTTCTTTCTATTTACCTGTGTCAGAGCTATCTAACTGCCACACTGTTAGAACTCCATCATAGGTGACCTGCAAAGGAAAAGTGCAATTATGTTAATGAACACTCATGAGTACTTTTATGTATTGGACTTTTCTCAGACCATAACATCAAATATCTCTTCCACCGATAGGGCCCTGAATCTGGCGGTAGGGCTGTTCTTCCTGCAAGTTTTTACTACAAATGCTTAGTTACTCCAATCTATTTTTTATGTGGTCACCTAACGGTAAGCTCAAAATCTATTGCCAAAATATATCTAAACTGCTAATAGGAATGGTAAATATCGGTAGATTTGCTCACTTTACAATCTCAAAAATCTTTGCTCAGTAGCTCCTGTACAGAAAGGAGAGCTTCACACATATTTCACATGTAGTTGGGGAGCACTTCCATGTAGGAAAGACTATGAAATCAGCAAGTAGGTTTTTATGTGTTATGAAAGAACATTGCACACTACAATTCCATGGAAGGCATTCAGTGTAGGAAAATCATAACATTTGAAGCAGCCCTGAAATCTCCCTTTACACTAAATAGACGGACATAAAAGATGAATGCTTATCTTAAGTACTACCACCACCTAGCGGAAATggttacttcccccccccctctattttatttatatcccacatttccttaaGATGGtgcctatgattctgtgatttgacaaaggttaggctgagagataatgacccagataggtcacccagtgaacttcatggctcagtggagatttgaacctggggctcCCTAATCTGACACTCTTAAGTGATACACGACACTGGCTCTTGATCTCCCCCCATGATGTGAGACCCAGAAGGACAGGAAGGGGAAATGCATGTCATTCATACCTTCTTCTCCTGCTGCTCCTATCAAATATACAAATGAGCTATCAGATGCCCTGCACACTTGCCTTGTACAATAAAGACATCTCTACACTCAGTTTTTATACCAATGATTTTTTATCCCTAGTTCCCAACAGTTAAATTGTATTATTTCCAAAAATACCGTGCAAACTGTTTCCCCCCTGTTTCCTTTTCCCAAAAAAACTACATTTTGGAAGTCCTAATTTATAAAGAAGAAATTACTGTATATATTCAAGTTATTTGCAACGTATTACTTTGCATCCATGATGGTCCTTTCCTGTGATGCCTAACAGATGATCTAGTCAGGTCTTGCAGAATTTGAGGTGGAGTAGAACACCACTGAACACTTTCACCAATATGTCTGCAATGAAAtggctttgtttcttttttttgtaaatcAGGGAGCCAGATGTTTAACCAatctttttaaaacaagtattaTATGCTATATTTTACAAGACCAGAAACATTTACAGCAAGGAAAATAATTTCTGCCATGCTCTTCCATATTTAGAGTAATGAACATCCAGGTTTCTGAATGCTGAATACAAGCACTTAAGAATATCTCAGTTCTGTACAGGCTCCTACACATGCTTGATTCTGACTGCTTGACATCTAAAGGATTTTTTCTAGTACAgagcaatatattttattttgttttgtttattgcatttatatcccacctcctctccaaggagttcaaggtggcatacatggttcttcccctcctaatttaatccccacaacaaccctgtgaggtaggttaggtgagaggcagtgactggcccaaggtcacccagtgagcttcatggctgagtggggattcaaaccctggtctcccagatcttggtccaacattctaaccactaggccacactggctgtATTATGTTCCCTTAAAATAGTTCAGGAAAGTGTTCAGATCATATCATAAGGCTGGAAGGGATCCAAAGGTCAAAGCCATTAAATGCGTTCCCACCAGATTCACATGACACATTTATGTGAACATATTGCTGTTTGAGATGGAAGGAACAAATTACTGTGTGCATTTTTTGTACTTTGACATAATTGCATGGAGCAGAAAAGGTAAAAAGGGCTATAACATCATGAGCAATACAAATAAACCTACGCCTGGTACAAATTTGAATAATTCTGAATTTTTAGATACATTAAGAATTGCAAATTGACCATCAGAACACAATTTCAGGTGCAAGTTTTAAACCTGTAACATGTCTGACAACTAGCATGTTAAGGCATTACCCCAGTTAACTATAATCTTACCTGAGTTGAAGGTATCATTCTCTTCACAGTTTCTGGTGAAATATCACCAGAACAGGCGATGATGGTAGGGGGGCTCTGAATGGCAAGGTGTGATGAAGGCAGCAGAGGAGTTCGTGCTTCCACTTTGCCATCACATTCACCCCTTGAATGATTCAAGTTGGTGCCAGGCCCTGGGGAACACAGGAAACGAGTCTCACCCACATGAATTAGCACCAGCCGGTGGTTTTACAAAAGGCAGAGAATGAACAGTTGTAGCTTAATCTTCTGTCAGTGGGAGGAAACGAAGCGGCACAGAGATTCCAGGCCCATTGATTGTTTTAAATAGCCTCCCCACCCAAAAGTGTGGTGGGAATTATATCACACAGCAGCATAATGGTCACTAAAGAAAGTcaaaacaggaaaaagaaaacaaggcaGCACAAAAATGAGAGCATATTTCAAAAGATACAAGGCTTTGCTATTGTATATGATTAATTTATTGCCATTGCTTTGAAGCTTTCGGTAACATTCAAGACGTTTCCATCTGTAAATGTTTTCTGAAAGTTCTCTCAAAGCTTTTGAAAAATCACAATGTAAAATCATACTAATAATGATCTTCAAACATCTTATTTCTTATATGGACCATGATACAAAAATTACATATGTACCTTGACATGtagtaatggaaatggactgccttcaagtcaatcctgacttatggcgaccctgtgaatagggttttcatggtaggcggtattcagagggggtttaccattgcctccctctgaggctgagaggcagtgactggcccaaggtcacccagtgagcttcatggctgtgtggggattcaaaccctggtctcccaggtcgtagtccaacaccttaaccaaatGAAGATTGTTTAAAATACCTGCTTTGAAAACACAATTGTAAAATGAAGTTTAAAATGTATCTAATAAATCCAAAGGGTTATCCACCTGTGCCCCTCCAATGctggaaggctctttgatccagcagaggctttACAAGCAGGAAGGGGGAAGTTGTTTCTACaaattccttctttctccttcagCTCTCTGCATCACCTCCCACACTGTACTGAAAGATTCCCCAGTCCTCTGGAGCAGAATCTGGGGGCACAGGGGGCTATAGAGGGAAATGGGCAGCAAAAAGCATCTTCTGCCTTACAACGTATAGATGCCCACACTGGTTAAAAGAGCCTTCCATCACCTGGATGCAACCCCAAATACCACCTACATTTAAAATTTGACAGCAATTTAAATGGAATATTAGgtcaccagtggggggggggataaggaACGGGGAAAGTGTGAGACACATCAAAAAgtgattatttttctcttattgtCATACCAGTTGTCTCATGTGCAGCTATGTAATTGGGAAAGGGCCCTATGTATTTATGGAGCTCTGCTACAGACAACGGTCGAAGACCCATGCACACATGGGACTTTAATCATCACTAACATGTTTAAGACAGACATAAATAGCATCACTGCTGTCAGGGGAAGTAGCATAAAAACAACATGCTTTAAGACAAACTTGAACATAGCCcacaaaaataatatattatgATACGAAAAGTCTTATTTTTCTGGTTTAATTCACAGAGTTCTGGGACTGCTGCTGAATAATCTCATAGGGAAAATCTGTCACATTCACAGCAGCAGATACTATACATTTTTGTGTTGAAGGCACTGTAATACAAGATGCTGGGCACACATGACACTACTATTCATAGAAGTGAAATATGTGTAGCAATTGATTTTCAATTATTTGCAGAATTTAAGTTAGACATACATGACAGAGCACAGAATATTAAGAAACTTTACACTGTACAACTGAGGAAAGCCTGACACCAAGACCTGCAATGCCAGCAAAAAAGTAAACACATAAAGTATCGAAGTACTCAGTATACAGAATCAGTGGGCTAGTTAAGAGATATAAATGCTCCTCAGAAATAACCATCTGTTGATTGCCAACTGTTGGAGGGGGGCCTTCCCCCAACCTCTCCAGCTGGCACTTCTACACAGCCTCTTCAATGCTGGAATCAGATGCAGATAGCTGTGCCAATCTAAATGGCACCACTGGATTTGATGAGTTAGGTAAAGGTGTGTCAAGACTAGTAATATATTACATCATGTAAGTATGTGCGTTTTCCAGCAGAACTACAGGTTCAAGGTCTGCTCCACCACTAGTAAAAGGCGGAGCTTGGACACTATATGTACATGAATTTAAAGcagtgttttgttctgttttttgaaggaaagggagggaacaGAGACTAACAGAACTAAGGTAATTAGATAGCCAAGTTTACCTTCTGCTAACAGAAGCAGCAAACAGATGTGATTAACAAGTGTCACTTGTAAATCGATGCTATaatatacatctctctctctctctcccccccccctttttttaaagtagcaACTAAAATAACCAAAAGAGAAAAGCTGGGGGGGGAAATGGTCACAATTGGATGTTTTTCCATTTATAGCGAGAGAAATATATGGCAGGTGCTAAAAGTGTTAAAACAGTGGTAGTATTCAAAATGTTTCATAGCACATAGTTCAAATTTTGCCAGCTAATTCATATGGCCAGCTTATGGAACAAGATTCCAAAAAAATTTCAGTGACAGAAAACATCTTTGTATTATGTCAGTAGTTTTCAATTTATGTTTTGGAAACCCTGGGATTCCTTGGAAGCTTTGAAAAGCTTAGAAGTACCACGCCAGTTTCTCTGAAAAGCAGCTTACCAACTGTTGCCCATCTTCCCATGCAATGTGCAGCTTCAGGATACTGTTGGGTGTATTTGCAGTTCACGCAGGGCAATGGTAAGGCTCCATAAGTCTGGAAACCAATgcaccatctcccatcagccctagccagcatggccaactgtgAGGGATGATCTTGAGTGCCACAGGCTACTGTTACCTTATCTTGTGTGTACCTAGAATAggtttttcttatttattatgaATGCTGTTAGCAGTCTTGAGTGCTACTAATGGAAAGGGAAGatataaagtaaataaaatacagaacccTTTAATGCACTGGACTTATATGACTTAATTTGGAAAAGGTTTCCTGAAAGTAGAGATTGAAAGTCACAGAActgttgttacgtgcctccaagtcgactacgacttatggtgaccctatgaatcagcggcctccaagagcatctgtcatgaaccaccctgttcagatcttgtaaggtcaggtctgtggcttcctttagggaatcaatccatctcttgtttggccttcctctttttctactcccttctgttttcccaacactatcatattttctagtgaatcatgtcttctcattatgtgtccaaagtatgataacctcagtttcatcatattagcttctagtgatagttctggtttaatttgttctaaaactcaattatttgtctttttctcagtccatggtatctgcaaagctctcctccaacactacatttcaaatgagttgatttttctcttatcctctactgtccaactttcacatccatacatagagattggaaataccatggtctgaatgatcctgactttagtgttcagtgatacatctttggtcACAGAACTATGTTTTAGGAAGGTGCAGTGTTGGTTTATCTGCAAGCTTGTTTACATCAGATGGGTAATTTGTCATTTAGCTACAATTAGCAGTATAACCCCTTCCTCATTCAGGGACTGTCTACCACTTGTGTCAGCTCCCTCCAAATCCTTAATCCTTCATCTTCATCATGTCTTAATCGGAGTTGGGGCACCTCTGGCACatgggccaatcttggcccaccGGTGGCCCAATTTGGATACCTGAGGTCATTTTCCACAGGTAATGGCAGCTGATGGGTGGAACTTTCTTGGAAAACCCTCCCTGCGCAGATCCCTTCAACCTCCAAAAAGGATCAGCGTGTGTCAAGCtttcaaaaacaacaaccaggTTTGCTTGCAAACCTTTCTTCTTGTTCTTTGTTGCATGACAGAGAAGTCCCTGCCAGAGCCAATGTCTGCTTACTGACATCGGCTGTGACAGGGACTGTTCTATTCCGCAGCAATGAAGAAATATGCACTTGTTTTGTAGCACTCTTTGAAGCAACATTTCTGCCCCGGAGTGATCTTTGAAGGGAGGGAACTACTTCaaagagctttatttatttatttatatatacatacatacatacataccccaccttatggccaaaaggccctcaaggcggcttagaaaaacatgaatataacaacacatcataatacatcaatacaataatgctTTAAGACAGTCTGAACATGACAGCACAGGGGCTGTCTTAAAGCACTTTACAGTGCTGTTTGCAGCAGTTCCCCCACCCTTTCAATATTGCTGTTTCAAAGAGCACTTGCTGTAAGACAATCCCCACACTCCCATCTGAACACTCTATGAAGCAATCTCCTCCCCTTTAAAGGTGCAGAACAAGCACCTGTTTCTTCATCGTTGTGCAATGGGGCAATCCCTGTCAGAGCTGATGTCTGCaaaccacctgtcaatcatgcaaTGATATAGTGACATGTAATTGACAGGTAGACTGCCCCACCCACGTGTCAAAGTTGGGCTACGGGGAGGGGCAGATAAAAATCTGGCTCCCAAAGCCAAAAGGTTCCTCGACCCTGCCTGAAGTGCTACTGGTAATTCAAGCAAAGAATGAAGCCAGAGGGCCAAACAAGATGTGATGTTAattgtgtacacatttttgtaatggAAAAAACAAATGCAGAGGAAAGGGAGCATCATAAGCACTGTGAGGGCTGGGGAAGGGAGTTCAACCCTCCCTCCTCCAAATGTGGTCCAGACGAAATTCCTGCCCTCCCCAAGCTGCCATCTGCCAGTGGAGGGTCATGATCCGGTGCAAATAGCAACTTTGGGAGGAGGGATTTTCATTGGGACCATGTTGGATGGGGGAAGGGCTGAACTTCTTTCCCCCACTTACAACCGCAATGCTACTTTTTACATTACAGATGTGGACAGTAATTGCATTAATACAATTAATATTATGTCAACTTTGGCCCACAGAGCTTCATACACAGGTTGACATGCAGGCAGCAAAACCCAGCTCTCTCAGTATATCCCTCGctacaccagcctgccctgtactcaaaagcagcagcagcaacaaagaaCCTGGTGTGTTCCTACAGTGGGAGGAAGATCAGTACAAATGGCAGATATCCCACTGCTTTCAGAGAGTACCCTGAATCCAAGGGAAGCAATTGCTGTCACAGCTGCTTAGTTTGGCCTTCTGATTTTAAGGCTAGAAAGCAAAAAAGATTTCTAAAAGCAACTGGTTTAGTACTGCATCATGAAAAACACAGCACACTGGCTGCTCATTTTGAGGAGCAGAATTGGAATTGCAACAGTGGGCCTCAGTAATTAACTGAAAGGCTGGCTTAACACAAGTTGGTGTATCTAGGCTAATTCTACTCTGAATTTGGGTTAGTATACCAATAATATGTTTAATTGAAGTTAACTGAACTTTTTCTTATTAAAAATGTATTGTGAGATCTGTGTAAGTATCAAAATGAACTGCTGCTCAAGGAATTAAGCTATCAGACAGTTTGTTGGGAGGAAATGTAATACTATGTCATTTCAGATTATAAATGACAGTTATCAAGAATTTTTACCTGAATTGCAAAGCCAAGAAAG comes from Rhineura floridana isolate rRhiFlo1 chromosome 6, rRhiFlo1.hap2, whole genome shotgun sequence and encodes:
- the ZBTB46 gene encoding zinc finger and BTB domain-containing protein 46 isoform X4 encodes the protein MERVDLYANVEEALLGGEAGYLSQPLIPEKEDALQAVAVANLRAALMSKNSLLSLKADLLGEESSLLFEYLPKGTHSLSWPGTNLNHSRGECDGKVEARTPLLPSSHLAIQSPPTIIACSGDISPETVKRMIPSTQVTYDGVLTVWQLDSSDTDMNTPQSEDMGVGHEALFLHSPVPKRLSCAFCRKFFECVEKLKEHIHEHTFPMIVPFDVINYSRPVLAGLSEHISPGQFARFQCPKCPASFTLKSNMDRHEKTIHFNWKKMQCPHCLKLFRDKTDLNRHLMSVHSSERAFLCLFCGKGFGTQKNLTTHMKVCYLGSTQPIAEDLLNRIDQNQESDDDKRIHSD